In bacterium, a single genomic region encodes these proteins:
- a CDS encoding redoxin domain-containing protein: protein MILLILFYVNTYSYVSFGKEDSTLPKLPATIFCDFQGNKYDLKENKSPFALLIVYSPQSCASCFRERILWERIANKFTPDTLQIIGITYGVDKKEIESFSKRSKFDFLVLWDSIAILKDSLKLLNRPYKILIDKTQNIIDIEISISSADAMENYFKKLCVFIQKEVENSVEKR from the coding sequence ATGATTTTATTAATTTTGTTTTACGTTAATACTTATTCTTACGTTTCTTTTGGGAAGGAAGATTCTACATTACCTAAATTACCGGCGACTATTTTCTGTGATTTTCAAGGAAATAAATACGACTTAAAAGAAAATAAATCCCCGTTTGCACTACTTATTGTTTATTCCCCTCAAAGTTGTGCGAGTTGTTTTAGAGAAAGAATTTTATGGGAAAGGATTGCAAATAAATTTACTCCTGATACATTACAGATAATTGGTATTACTTATGGAGTGGATAAAAAAGAAATAGAAAGTTTTAGCAAAAGGTCGAAATTTGATTTTCTTGTTCTATGGGATTCCATCGCTATCTTAAAAGATAGCTTAAAACTACTTAATAGACCATATAAAATTCTGATTGATAAAACCCAAAATATTATTGACATTGAAATATCTATCTCTTCTGCAGATGCGATGGAAAATTATTTTAAGAAGCTTTGTGTTTTTATACAAAAGGAGGTGGAAAACTCGGTAGAAAAAAGATAG